The genome window CTGGAAGTCGATCTGCTGGTTGAGGGGGCAGCCCCGCAGGCAGAGGTAGAGGCCCTGGCTGTCCCGGTCCTCCACGGCGTTGACCACCTCCTCGGGCATGCGGACCGCGAAGGTCAGGTAGCGGCCCACCTGGCGCACCACGATGGTGGTGCCGATGTACTTGGCCTGGATCTCCACGTGCTGGCCCGACACCTTCTCTGTGATCTTCAGGCTGTTGGCCCCGTGCTTGTCCCCACCGTTCTTAGAGCCGTCGGCGAAGGCGGCTGGGAGCTCATCCATCTCGGCCTGGTACACCTTCTGGTCCACGCACTCCTGGAAGTTCTTGAAGATGATGGTGAGCTgccagggaagggggcaggagagCGGGTTAGGCGCACGTGGGAAGACCCAGCCTTATGCTTAAAACGCTCTGGACGCAGAGAGCCACGGAGGAGCCCCCGGGTGCCCCAGACCCTCCCTTCCCTATGCCGGGTAGCTCAGTTCCACCCACACTGTTATGCACTTagtatttctctttaaaacaacttgccctttttacttaaaaaaattactaatacTTAGAAAAACTTTAGGTCAATACCGTAAGTAGAAAACCAGCTCATTTACTATATAGAGaggtgaactaaaaataaataaataactagcatagataattaaaaataaaaggtcatTAGTTCATCcgctgtggtaggctgaataacgGCCCTCAAAGGTATCACGCCTCTGCCAGGTACTGGCGGCTTTGCCATGGGGTGGTCTGGGTGCCTCTAAGGCCATCGCCCCCTGGACCAACAGGAGCTGGAACCTGGACTCCCAGCTTGACACCAGAGAGGAGGCGGGGTGATGGGGGCAAGGTGGCACCCAGGCCTTTTGGGACCCCGCACAAAAgcccacccccttcccctgcaCTGCCCCTCGCAGGCCAGGCCTCCATTCCCAGGCCTTGTCCTCTCATCCCACCCCTCGGTaggccagggcagggggctgcGGGACACGTACGGCCATTCTCTGCCTGGGCACGCTGGGGAGACACGGCAGGTGGAGGGGCACGATGACAGCCGGGTGGGCTTTTGGGGTAGAGGGCGACACCACAAAGCACTAAGGGACATTCTGGCCTAACAGCAGGTATATGATAAGGGCTAAAAACCAAAGAGGGAAACAAAGTCGCTCTGTGCGGGGAAGGCAGCCAGGCGGGCTGTGGAAGGACCCGGGCTCAGGCAGAGGAGTCACTGAAAGGCCTTAGGTGGGGTCCAGGGCAGGTCACAGGCCCAGAAGTGTGTCTGGCTGCAATGCCAGGGCGGCTGGGGGCACAAATGGCAAGAGTCCTGTCCTCCGGGCCTGGGAGGCCGAGGGTGACGCAGAGAGGAGCCTTCGGGGCAGGTGCTCAGAGGAGAGGCCTGAAGATTGGAGAGGGGGGTCGGAGGCCACAGAATGTTCTAGGCTGAGCAAACCAATGGGGTGGTGGGAGCCAACTAGAGGTGTCCCATGATCTGTCATCACTTGCTGCTTTGAGGGTTCCCCCACACCAGCGTAAAGCTTAGGGGTGACCAGGTGGGCAGTGCTGGAAGCCAGAGGGGCCCAGGACCCCCAGAACAGAGAGAAGACCCTGGGCCAGGGCTTCTGAGGAAGGAAaacccctcttccctccctgttACTCAGGCAATGCTGAGAGAACTCAGCCAGGGCAGGCTGTGGCAggactttaaaagaaatagaagccTTTTCATGGGCTGGTTGGTCTCTGGCCTCAGCGCTGTGACTGTTGTGCCCGATGAGTGAGTGGCCCGGCCGGGGGGCACGCGCTGCCCGTCTCGGGGGCTGGGGCTCCGAAGCCACGGTTGCAGAGGACCCACGTGCACAGCTCCTGGGCACTGGACTCGgtttccctgtctccctccctggaggTCCCAGCCTGGTCCCGGGAGGCGGCACACTTCCGGTCTGCCGTGGGATGTCAAAGGTGGCTGCAGCTGCTCCCCCCTGCACGGAGCCCTAGGCCTTGAACCGCATGCAATTACCGCTGCTTTACCGTCCCGGCCTGTGAAAACGGCAACTTCACCCGGTCCAACCTccaccttcttccttccctccacgCCACGGCTGGCCTGGCCACGCCCACGGTGGTGTGCAGGCTGCCTGCAGCGGCTGAGGTGAGCCAGCCAGGGTGGTCTGTGCCATGGGTGGTCCTGCCATTGGCGGGGATGGAGGGGTAGGGATGAGGGACTCTGGTGTCCCTGCCTGCCGGGTGTTCGGGGCCACACAGAcactgggggggtgggggtggaatcCTGCCTTCCAAGTGCCACCGTCTCCCTGGAACAGGAAAGGCTGGTTTCGCCCTAGCTGCCATCTCTTGTGAAGACAGCCTCCTGGAAGGCTGGCAGGCTGCTTGACTCTTCTTGGCACCGGTGCCAGGGACTCAACCACAAGTAACAGCATGAAGGGGGCTGTCGAAAGCCGGGCGGCCGGCTGCCAACACAGCCACGGGCGCGGCCCCGCTCCTGCCTTTGCTGCCCCCACACTTGCAAAGGGGCCGGGGCCTGCTCCACGCCGGGCACGGGGCGGAGCCCGGGCCTCATCAGCAACCACTTAGGGAGCACAGACGAGGTGCCTGGCCTGGTGCACGGGGCAGGGGTCACATGAGGGAAAAGACCCCTGTGTTCGGGGGTGGGGCTGTCACATTCCAGGGGGGTCTGCGACCAAGCAGATGAATTACGCAGTGTGACACATTGCTAAGTGCTATGGGGAAAGCTAACATGTGGGAAAGGACGTGGAAGGCACAGGACTCGAGTTCCTGGCCacgctgggcctcagtttctttatttgtgaaGAGGGCTGGCCAGTACAGCTGGGAAGAGAGAGCTGGGGCACGGGAGGCTGTCCCATGGGCTGGCATATGCTAGATCTGGGTTGTCCACGAGGACAAGGGCACGGGCTAAGCCGAATACCACCAGTACCATGGGGGACAAGCACAGGCCCTGGTGAGGCACCctgtgttgggggaggaggagtcaCCAGGGTGCTTGGGGAGGGGCTGTCCTGGGTGAACGAACAGGCAGGCAGAGTTGGGCTGGCTGAGGGGAGGACAAAGGGGGGGGGGTTCCAGTGTGTGGCAGAGTCTGGCAGGCCCCGATGGCTCTGGGGGCTTTTGTGGGGGCAGATGTCACAAAAGCCAGAGCCCTCCCCACCTTGGAGATAAAAGTCCCTTGGTCACCCTGCTCCCTCGAGGCACCAGGCTTGCCCGCCTCGCCGCTCCCACCTGGGGACGCCAGCTGTGCTTCAAGGGCAACAGGGGTGGAAGCCTTCCCAGTGCTCTGGACAGAGCCAGGCCCCCAGCGGCCCTCAGCCTCCTGCGCCCCCAGCACCCCTCGCCAGCTACCCTCTGTGGCCTTTGCTCTCCATCGGCCTGGGAGCTGCTGGGAGGGAGGGCGGGCGACACCTGGCTCAGAGGCTGGCACCCAGGACGTGCCTGGTGAACATTTGCTGAATCAAGGAGTCAACGAACACACTCCAGTAACGGAGGCCTAAAAGCCAGGCAAGCCAGGCTGAGGGTGCCTCAAATCAGCCACCAACGGTTCTTGTCTGGGGACAACAAGGCCCCTGGTCTGGCCTGAGCTCTGTGGCTGGCCTGGCCATAGACGCTGACACTGTCACGGTGTGGCCTTGAGCAGAGCCTGGTTGATGGGGCCACTGGGCTCTCAGCCTGCTGAGATCAAAGGTAGCTCTTGGTTGCAGCGGAAGGGGCTGGGTTGGTGACACTGTGCTACACAGCCTCACACCTTCTGGAAACCTCTATGCTATGATGGGATGGGAAAGGAGGTCCCCTCTCTCTGCTCAGGCAGTTCTGCTGTCCACAGAGCCCAGCATCACGGGTTAGAGCAGGCATGTGAAAAATGTGGgtcaagtgaatgaatgaaacacaagaatgaatgaatgatcaacCCGTTTGGCTGTGGGCAGCATCACTGCACTCAAGGTCCCAGTGTGCCTCAGCCAAGAGCCGAGGGTGGTGTGCAGGTGCTGAGCCCAGCACGCTGCCCGAGCCTGCAGCCCGCCTGAGGGCTCCTCCTACACTGTCACCCTGGGCAGTGAGGCAGCAGCCCAGCTCCCTGGTCACAAACCACAATGTTGTCACATTCGGTGCTCACACCATCCTGGGTCAGGAGTAACAGGCTGCCTGGGGTCCATGTCGCTCTCACGCCCTCTGACCTCCCTGTGCACCCTTGCCAACCCTCAGGAGCCTACAGGATGGGACAGGGAGGCCAGGTCCCCTCCACGGCATGTTGGTGGCTGGACTTAGAAGGCTCAGCCTCAGGTTCCTGGCACTCATTTATCttggctgcagggagggagggtggtggaAGGTGGAGGGACCacgggggaggggctgggtcctTGAGGTGGGTCCCTGAGTCTGCAGAGGGCTaggaggggacagggcagagggtGCTGGCTGCAAGTCTTCTGCCCATTAGGGGTCACGGCCTGGTGCCGAGGGCCTGCTCGGGCATCCATGGGGTGACGATGCACTTGTTTCCTTCCCAGCCAAGGGCCCAGAGAGAGACCCCCGGGACAGGCAAAGGCCACAGGAGCAGAGGGACGTGGCAGAGATGTAGCATTTCCCTAGTTGCCAGGCCACCTCACTGTCCTCCTCTGGGGTGTGGAGGGGCGGGAAGGAACAGAGAAATGCCCTCGTGGGCCAGCCTGGCACTGCCCTGCAGGCAGCCTTCTGAAGGGCCCTCCCTAGGAGCACAGACCCACTGCCGCCCCGCCGTGCTGGGGCCCCTGGGAGGGCACCGGGGGTCTGGGCACTGCAGAGGGCAGACGGGTCCCCACTGCTGGACTCCGACAGccaccagccccctcccagcCAAGGTCTTGCCCTCTGGCTGAGTCTGAATATGAGGTCACGGAACCCGCCCTACAAGTGGGTAGCAGAGGGAGAATCTGGGGTGGATGGCAGCGTCCCCTTGCCTGGGTCACTGGCCACGTATGTGGCTGCTTCTGGCTGTGGCCCTGTGAGCAGGATTTGAGTCCTCCTGCCCAGACACTGAGGCCACTTTGGGTCAGAAAATGAGTGGCCCTCAGTGTCCTCGAGGGGCAGTTAAGAACAtgccaggctctggagtcacctGGGCCCAGGTCAAATCCTTGCTCAGTGTCCCAGCTGACTGCATTTTAGGTGGGGAGGTCACTGTGCCGCCCGGAGTCTCAGGCTCCCGGTCTGTCAAATGCAGCTATGCCGGCTAGGTGGGGCTGGCCCgaggaaggagagaggccccTCAGGTGTCCCCTGGGGGCGCTCAGTGACGATGTTTCTGTGTCCTCACTCCGCTCCATCTGCCCCCATTCCCAGACACGCAGGCCCTCTCTGCAGCTCAGTGCCCACGTAGGGCAGAGAATAAGGGCGGGGCTGTGCCCTgcagcctcccctcccacctacctTGCTGGTGGCGGTGGCGGCTGAGCCGGGCAGCACAGGTGTGTTGGTGACCTGCACGTTCAGGTAATTATTGTCGATGAGCGGCCAGGCTCCCTGCACCTTGCAGGTCTGGAAGCGGTCTGTGAAAGTCCTGAGGTGCGGGTCCCCGAAGAGGCCGCAGTGTGTGTAGTTGGGGGCGGCTGAGTGCTTGTGGAAGCTCTTCTCATAATGGCAGATCTCGGGGCTGTCCGAGCGCTCCTGGCTGTCCCCGGCCGGCGGGAGCATGCGCAGGCGTGGCTGCGAGGTGGGGCCATCCTTGGAGCAGTTGTGCTGGCTCATGAGGTCCTCTATGCCATGGACGGCCGAGTGGTAGGCCAGGTCGCCCCGGCAGGTGCGCGCTGTCCGCCGCGTGCACAGGGCGTAGGTGCGCAGGGCAGCGCAGAACTCGGGGGCGTCGTCCGCGGCTGGGGCGTGGCTGCCGGACGTGGCGCTCCAGAACTCAGAGTTGCACTTGAGGATCTTGCACGGGGAGGTGGCTGTGGAGAAAGGGACAGACGTGTTAGGGCCCAGCAACCCCGCCTCTGCCACCCTCAGTGGGCGAGGGGCACAGGTGTGCATCACACAAGGACACCTCACCTGGGCGCGCCCCCCACGCTGCGTGTCTACAGAGGTGATGAAAAAGGGGAAGAATTTCCTGCAGGTGGAACCTGCCCTATCTGGCTTTCTGGATTTTTCTGCACAGGTCATTGTGGCCCCAAGTGGCCAGGCCAGCAGACCAGCACGCTGAAAGGGCCAACAGGCCCCTCCCACAGTGCTCAGCCTGCTAAGAAGAGGAACGGCCACTGTTTCTGGGCAGCAGGACTGCGGGAGTTCATATGCAACACTTGGGCTGTTGACATTTATTTACACTTTCACGGCCATCCCCAAGAATTCTggcaaaagcaacagaaatttggCAGAGAATTAAGCCCCACTATTAAGTATATGTCCCCATCTCtgccactgtgtgaccttgggcaaactacttaacctctctgtgcctcatacTCATCTGGAAGATGGGATGATACGACCTACCGTGCAAGGTCATTTAGAGTGTTAAATGACTTATCACACGGAAAGGCCTCAGCCCAGCGCCAGCATGCAGCCAAAGCTCTGTGAATGTTGCCCGTGTGATGATTAGATTAGCCCTCATCACGGAGAACCGGGCTCCCCTGGTGGGCAGTGCAGCTCCATCCCTCTCTGTCCTGCTCAGGAAAGCAAGTCAGGAAGCAACTGAGTGGTAAACTTGGATTTGCCCtaattcctctttttttaaaaaaagtcactcACAAGTTTTGAGACCTTAGTGGTCATTAGCCAAAATGACCATGCCTGAGAACCGTGGCTTTAGTACACCTGAATCTTGTACCTGGACACATGGAACCTGCCCTTTTCTAGCCTTCTGGATTATTCTGCACAGCCCATAATAGCCACAAGAGGCCAGACAGGCAGACCTGCCGCAGGATGGAAATTTCTACACGGGTTTCAGGAGAAAGGGGCCGGCGGGCCAGCTGGGAGGTCCGGCACTGGGGTTGCAGCCCAGTGCTGGCTGGGGTGGTCGTCAGAGCGGAAGGGGCCCCGAGCTCCAGCCACTTCTGTCCGGGCCACTGACTTGGCCTGGGACCTTGGAAAAGTCAGTTTGCTTCTCTGGTGCTGGTTTTATCGATGAAAAATCAAGTTGTGTATAAAACCAGGAAGAGAAATATTTGCATCAGAGGGCGGGGTAAGGAGAGGACGTGAGAGCACACGCCCACCCCGGCAGCGGCCTGGGCGCCCCGTCTACACGGCGCGGTCCGTGCCTGGGTGATGGCTCCCACGGAAATCTCCCGTGTCTGCAGGTGGGTGGGCACCGTTCTGTGAGTCACCTGCCCGGGTCACACGCCTGAGCGCTGGGGAGCCAGGGCCCATCCTGAAAGTCAGGCGTTCCCCCTAGTGCAATCTGTGTTCGTGACACTGCCGGTAAACAAGGTCATTTCAAGAGGCATCTGagtgaacttttttcttttaatttgagaattcctatttttatttaaatgtatattaggaaaaaaacatttaatgaaagcactacagattttccatttcactagttttatttaaatggaagaaGCACGCTGACTTCAAGAGTCAGGTTAGGTGGGTAACGGCACCTGCTGGCAAGGGTGCAGTGGCAGCCGCGGGGGAGCAGCGGTGAGACCCCCTGCACGGTTCCTCCCACACAGGTGAGCTCTCTGCAGGGCAGCGGGAGACCCCCGTGCCCTGCTGCCTTCTCGTCTCCCCCCCTTGTAGGAGATGCCCAAGGGCCCCAATACCCGTGGGCTGTGAAATGTGCGCGTGGCCCGTGTGGGAGAAGGCAGCCCCGGTGACgcccctggaggaggaggtgaggtgaGAGGGGTCGGTGTGGAGTGGGCTGCTGTGCAGGACAAGTACCTCAGAGGGACACAGCACCCAGGAGCCGGCCGGCACGGCCGCCAACCCTTCACATCTGGCCCAGCAGCCTCCACACCATGCCTGTCACGGCAGCCTCATTGATCCCTGCTTCTACCATCTCAGAATTATGCAGAGGTGGACGGACATCGGAGAAAATCACCAGGAAGGGACACGGGCCTCCTGCTGACTGGCGGCTGTGCCCAGGCTCGGGCCTACCTCCTGCCCTCACCGCTACCAAGGGAGAAAGGACTCTGCCTGTCCCCGTACGACAGGACCCACTGCAACAcgagcaggagcaggagctgtGCTGGCCCCGCTCTGAGGACAGCAGGGACTGTGAAGTCACAGCTAACTTATCTGTTCCAGGCATGGTCCGAGATGGTGGTGTGGCCTCACCTCATTCCCGCCGTCCCCGCCTCTCAGAGCAAGGCCGGGCGTGGCGAGGCTCAGTCTTGCCCAGGTCTCCCCTGGTGGAAGGAGTCAAGGCAGCACTCAAATCCAGACCCTCCGGGGGCACTTAGGTTTAGATGAGGCAGAGCCCCACGGTGGGCTCAGTGCCCTTAGAAGAAGAAACACCTGAGAGCTCGTGCTCTCTCCCCCTGCCACGTGAGGACGTAAGGACAATCTGCCTGACAGCCAGGAGGGCCCTCAGTAGAGCCCGGCCACGTGGCACCCTCATCTCAGACTTCcaacctgcagaactgtgagaacacAAGTGTCTGTTGCTTaagcctcccagtctgtggtgttttgtcacagcagcccgaGCTGCCTAAGGCAGAGGGGGAAGCCCGGCCCGCTCTCCCTCCCAGACCCTCCCAGGTCCCTTCTGCAGAATCTGCCAGTGTCAGTGGAGACATCTGGCCAGAGGCCAAAGGACCAAGTTGACTCAGTTCACCCAATCCACTTTCCCATCTTGTGACAAGGACCCGATTTTGCCCAGGGGGTGCCAGGGCCTGGGACAGACCTTGCCCCCCACTCCTGCTCCTCAGAGGGAGAGGGGGTCACAGAGGTGGCAAAGCGAGCTCTCGTCCCTCTGCCCAGGGACCCCACTCTCCCACCCGGAGGACCTGGTACCCATGTCCTTCCTCCTGACCCAGGGCACCCTGATTCCTGCCCGTCACAACCCCTTCCTTCCCCAAGTTTTCATGGCATCCTAAAATGCCTCCTCTGCCCAGAGGTTTCCTGGGAGATGGTGCAATCAGAAACTTTGGGTCCTGAAGCACAATTTCAACAAGTTTGCCTTTGTCCTTGTTAATGAGTAAATGAACAGAACTTGGGTTCCtggtgagaaagaaaaatgaggataCTTGCAATTTCCCACCCAGAGAGAACTGGGGAGAATTCAGTGTCCACAAGCAGCAGGTGACAGATTTTGTGTCAGGGCAAGACCTCcctgtgggaggcaggggtgaggccGGGTCGAGGTcagctccagctctgccactccaCAGCTGTGCGACCATGGCGAATCCCTGACCTCTCTGCACCACGGGGATGCGGGGGCACCTCACCACGGGGTGTTAAGCGGACGAGAGGCGCTGATATAAGCAAAGCCTGGAGAACTCAGGAAGGAGGCTCCCTGCAAGTCAGTTTTGTGTTAACTctgttttgttaaaaaacaatttatggGGAAGGCCGACACTCAACTAATGGCTGATGTgcattgagcatttactatgtgccacacaTTGTACATGTGTCTCCTTTAACCCTTATGACAGCCCCCAGACTTATCTATTACACCCATTTAACAGACAGGCAAACTGAGGCCTAGAGGCAGTAAAGAGCTCCCctcccaggggctgcaggaggcaggaTGCAAACCACAGCCCTCAGTCCCCAGgctgcctgctcctcctccctggtAGCTTTTGCATTCCTACACACTCTGCCACGCAGCGCCCAGGTGCTGTGGGGCCACCAAGACGAACAAAGACAAGAGTTCCGTCCTTGAGAGGGCTCCCTGGGGAAGGGGTTGTGTGCCCAGGACTGCACTGGGACGTGGCCGTGGGGGAGTGGACTGCAGGGAAGTAGGCACAcgggcctggccctgcctcaAAGAACAAATAATTACAGTGATGCCCCGCGCTCCCCTGGCCTGTGCAGGGGACAAACTGCTTCCCTGTTGGTTCCTCACTATGACTCTGAGGAGAGGGCAGGAAttttcaccttcattttacagatgcaaacaCAGGGGCCTTAGGGCTCCGACGTGCTGGCCTTGGGGAGCCTGCCAGGACCAGGTGCCGCTGCCAGCTGACCCACCCTTGACTCCCTGGGTCTCCCCAGCTGCCCCAAACCCTCAGGGGACTCTGAGCCAGCCTCCC of Lemur catta isolate mLemCat1 chromosome 9, mLemCat1.pri, whole genome shotgun sequence contains these proteins:
- the RGMA gene encoding repulsive guidance molecule A; the protein is MGMGRGAGRSALGFWPTLAFLLCSFPAATSPCKILKCNSEFWSATSGSHAPAADDAPEFCAALRTYALCTRRTARTCRGDLAYHSAVHGIEDLMSQHNCSKDGPTSQPRLRMLPPAGDSQERSDSPEICHYEKSFHKHSAAPNYTHCGLFGDPHLRTFTDRFQTCKVQGAWPLIDNNYLNVQVTNTPVLPGSAATATSKLTIIFKNFQECVDQKVYQAEMDELPAAFADGSKNGGDKHGANSLKITEKVSGQHVEIQAKYIGTTIVVRQVGRYLTFAVRMPEEVVNAVEDRDSQGLYLCLRGCPLNQQIDFQAFRANAEGPGTRRPAAASPSPTAPETFPYETAVAKCKEKLPVEDLYYQACVFDLLTTGDVNFTLAAYYALEDVKMLHSNKDKLHLYERTRELPGGVAAAGLPPGPQPLLGTLVPLLALLPVFW